One Nocardia iowensis DNA window includes the following coding sequences:
- a CDS encoding Rv3654c family TadE-like protein — protein MSEGNHQLVTGLRTEAGAATVFACLALTGLIAATLLIGQVGVVVVTRHRAQAAADLAALAAAGTLVEGAESGCAEAGVVARRMGTRLQGCEVVEWDATVIVERNVPIGLLGVRMVSAVARAGPVDE, from the coding sequence GTGAGCGAGGGGAACCACCAGCTGGTGACGGGGCTGAGGACGGAGGCGGGAGCGGCGACGGTCTTCGCGTGTCTCGCACTGACCGGACTGATCGCCGCAACGCTGCTGATCGGACAGGTCGGTGTGGTGGTTGTCACTCGGCACCGTGCGCAGGCCGCAGCCGACTTGGCGGCGCTCGCGGCCGCGGGAACTTTGGTCGAGGGCGCGGAGTCCGGATGTGCCGAGGCGGGGGTGGTTGCGCGTCGGATGGGGACGCGGCTGCAGGGGTGCGAAGTCGTTGAGTGGGATGCAACGGTGATTGTGGAAAGGAATGTACCAATAGGTCTGTTAGGCGTGCGGATGGTGAGTGCGGTCGCCCGCGCCGGACCCGTTGATGAGTGA